A single region of the Podospora pseudopauciseta strain CBS 411.78 chromosome 1, whole genome shotgun sequence genome encodes:
- a CDS encoding hypothetical protein (EggNog:ENOG503NUT1; COG:C): MCTNRDLLSREPCQDSFATIKSTSRDCELHMLVFDACITKSGTTPKGETDLVKLQRIGSHLFLDRMPDPFLSLCLVPTKYPLRAPPNFRHAADEIQIGLPALMSTYSDAYFTLLANWLNDCDLNHPDCYLKAIPSKKGLALPTKLLDVGSSASQQSILLCSSTSLGLKGEDTRYIALSHPWGDSRHNNHFSTTATNVSPRLTSGIAISSLPKTFKDAVSVTRALGIRYLWIDSLCIVQGPQGDFETEAQKMETVFSLAYCVIAASSASGTSSGFLSSRPQRKSVALNLSANSGKGDVGDSEDNNAMIYVCEAIDNFQTDVIDGPLNQRGWVLQERALARRTIYFSERQTYFDNQSSFLGDPNFPQVALTSSKGGKIRLYESLYKTYSRLQFTRAYDRPIAIAGLEQRLVAAFDTRGGYGIFDRVPFFGRSLLWTCEEPGGMRRIEFPEEGLGRYRVPPSWSWMAYTGAIGFMDLPFEGVHWLEDDVRSPWGAAVWEMSLDTSGSGNSTASSMWHTGRTDQDNNLSGKGRRLVVGLKVAEKKIKWDAGQRPTGVDDAQELRVVAVGRRKSKSNKPARALEHHVLVVVGIGGWTDSGGRRIYERVGVGSLPGEWITHNEQEEEISIF, translated from the exons ATGTGCACGAATCGAGATCTGCTTTCCCGGGAGCCTTGCCAAGATAGCTTTGCGACTATCAAATCGACGTCCCGTGATTGCGAGCTACACATGCTTGTTTTCGATGCTTGTATCACCAAGTCAGGAACAACGCCCAAAGGTGAAACTGACTTGGTAAAATTACAAAGAATCGGCTCTCATCTTTTTTTGGATCGTATGCCTGATCCTTTTCTGTCACTTTGTCTTGTTCCGA CAAAGTACCCGTTGCGAGCGCCGCCCAATTTCAGGCACGCAGCTGACGAAATTCAAATCGGACTGCCAGCCCTGATGTCAACATACAGTGACGCATACTTCACCCTGCTTGCCAACTGGCTGAACGATTGCGATCTCAACCACCCAGACTGCTACCTCAAAGCAATCCCGTCGAAAAAGGGCTTGGCTCTCCCTACCAAACTTCTCGATGTCGGGAGCTCCGCAAGCCAGCAATCAATTTTACTGTGTTCCTCAACTTCGCTAGGTCTCAAAGGAGAAGACACACGGTACATCGCACTATCACACCCGTGGGGAGACTCTCGCCATAACAACCAtttctccaccaccgccaccaacgTCAGCCCCAGGCTTACATCAGGGATAGCTATTAGTAGCCTTCCTAAGACGTTCAAGGACGCAGTTTCCGTGACCAGAGCTCTTGGGATCCGGTACTTGTGGATTGACTCTCTCTGTATCGTTCAAGGCCCACAGGGTGACTTTGAGACTGAAGCTCAGAAGATGGAGACAGTGTTCAGTTTGGCCTATTGTGTGATTGCGGCCAGCAGTGCCAGTGGCACTTCGAGCGGATTCTTGTCTTCACGCCCACAAAGAAAATCTGTTGCCCTCAATCTGTCTGCTAACAGTGGCAAGGGCGACGTTGGAGACAGCGAAGACAACAACGCCATGATCTATGTCTGCGAGGCAATTGACAACTTCCAGACAGATGTCATCGATGGTCCTCTCAACCAACGTGGTTGGGTGCTGCAAGAAAGAGCTCTTGCGCGCCGAACGATCTATTTCAGCGAACGACAGACATATTTTGA TAACCAATCCTCTTTTCTCGGCGACCCCAACTTCCCGCAAGTAGCCCTGACCTCGAGCAAAGGGGGCAAGATCCGCCTGTACGAATCCCTCTACAAGACCTATTCCCGACTGCAATTCACGAGAGCATACGACCGCCCTATTGCCATCGCTGGCTTGGAGCAGAGGCTCGTGGCGGCTTTCGACACGAGAGGGGGGTATGGGATCTTTGACAGAGTCCCTTTTTTTGGGAGGAGTTTGCTTTGGACCTGCGAGGAACCAGGGGGTATGCGGAGGATCGAGTTCCCCGAGGAAGGGTTGGGACGGTATAGGGTGCCACCTAGCTGGTCGTGGATGGCTTACACGGGTGCGATTGGTTTTATGGATTTGCCGTTCGAGGGAGTTCATTGGCTGGAGGATGACGTTCGGTCGCCGTGGGGAGCTGCGGTTTGGGAAATGAGTCTTGATACCAGCGGGTCAGGGAATAGTACTGCTAGTTCCATGTGGCATACCGGGCGCACAGATCAAGACAACAACCTCAGCGGGAAGGGTCGAAGACTGGTGGTAGGGTTGAAAGTtgctgagaagaagatcaaATGGGATGCTGGGCAGCGACCTACCGGGGTAGATGACGCGCAGGAATTGAGAGTTGTGGCTGTTGGGAGGCGGAAGTCGAAGAGCAATAAGCCTGCCAGGGCCCTTGAGCACCATGTCCTCGTGGTGGTTGGAATTGGTGGATGGACGGACagtggtgggagaagaatATACGAGAGAGTGGGGGTTGGGTCTCTCCCGGGAGAATGGATTACACACAATgaacaggaagaggagatTTCCATCTTTTAG
- a CDS encoding hypothetical protein (EggNog:ENOG503P073; COG:G; COG:O): protein MAFTHSSLRLLPLISLFLSLGSALPRKHLNRQAAPSYTSLGCFKDNEGGQRALTGGSYAADDMTVASCASFCSKFELFAVSYGRECYCGQSVSNGNTEVDDADCSFPCGGDASEKCGAGNRVNLYSNDHPSIRSPATLPGITSLGCFVDTAARILPHNIIGSDDMTAAKCAENCADYDFFGTQWSRECFCGSILPTEQATASDCSMPCSGDDNELCGAGMRLNVYSFDKETTTTSSSEPTSSPTSEPATPVAIIDGFEYLGCYNDNVPQRVLGGKVVVDTAMTLERCASECKDGGYALFGVQYSSECFCGTSLDVDSVQVPEAECAMACSGNSLQKCGAGNRLSLYADPGIEQTETTNPESIGQFTYRSCWTDDVGNRSLADLEHRTDDMTVAKCADICQEYTYFGVEYGRECYCGDKLVGQAALEKECSVLCVGGGYNWCGGPLRLNLYAKDAITTTASTTVFETFTTSEVESTTVPERTTTASDIITTADEPSSTVSETLTTTVEEISISTEEPGTTTEEFTTTTEKSTILTEEPTALTEESTTSTEELTSPTTEEPTTTFTVEASTTVEPSTTSDMVLATTTLLPFIGPDNNRNFDHHDTRPQLSHDHQMSSNPNVGRPEMCYDSSLPGQCELLASTLYQPQAMSMYLSNCHYILTRYGLQPNPVTCFPTSTAASPDAAAATSTIRSVHSCLQSSYVCSKVMTCETSTYPVGQVPVPTQSVGVETLSDGGFESGQFGSWNLTGDTRLLTGQISAFQARTGNYSYYVYNPNYYHAGLMLTRRVVGVEPGKYYRFKANVWISNNQVNNYIQLSVSPPGLGQQFMQRYSTASVWREIAVHFTTTSSWLELQLTVVAQPMYINNPQQWEGPNSIFIDDISLVRLGY from the exons ATGGCTTTCACTCATTCAAGCCTACGGCTCTTGCCTCTAATCTCTCTGTTTCTTTCACTCGGTTCTGCCCTTCCCCGCAAGCACTTGAACCGACAGGCTGCGCCTTCCTACACTTCTCTCGGCTGCTTCAAGGACAACGAGGGTGGCCAAAGAGCGCTTACTGGCGGAAGCTACGCAGCTGATGACATGACTGTTGCCAGCTGCGCATCATTCTGCTCCAAGTTCGAGTTGTTTGCTGTCTCTTACGGCCGTGAGTGTTACTGCGGTCAATCAGTCTCAAACGGCAACACTGAGGTGGATGATGCCGACTGCTCTTTCCCATGTGGAGGAGATGCAAGCGAGAAATGCGGCGCTGGCAACAGGGTCAACCTGTACTCCAACGACCACCCATCGATTCGAAGCCCTGCAACCCTACCCGGCATTACTTCACTCGGCTGTTTCGTCGACACCGCTGCTCGCATCCTACCACACAACATCATCGGCTCCGATGACATGACGGCTGCGAAATGCGCGGAGAATTGTGCTGATTACGACTTCTTTGGCACGCAATGGTCCCGTGAGTGCTTTTGTGGCTCGATCTTGCCAACAGAACAGGCAACAGCATCGGATTGCTCCATGCCTTGCTCAGGCGATGACAATGAGCTATGCGGTGCCGGCATGCGGTTGAATGTCTATAGCTTCGATAAGGAAACaacgacaacctcctcctccgagcCCACGTCTTCACCGACATCTGAGCCAGCTACACCCGTGGCCATCATCGATGGGTTCGAATACCTAGGTTGCTACAACGATAATGTCCCACAACGCGTCTTGGGAGGAAAGGTTGTGGTGGATACTGCCATGACATTGGAAAGGTGTGCTTCGGAGTGCAAGGACGGCGGGTATGCACTTTTTGGCGTTCAGTACAGCTCCGAGTGCTTCTGTGGCACCTCTCTCGATGTCGATAGTGTTCAGGTCCCCGAGGCAGAATGTGCCATGGCATGCAGTGGTAACTCATTGCAGAAGTGTGGTGCTGGCAACCGGTTGAGTCTTTATGCTGATCCTGGCATTGAGCAAACCGAAACGACTAACCCGGAATCCATTGGCCAGTTTACTTACCGATCTTGCTGGACGGATGATGTTGGCAACCGGTCTCTTGCCGATTTAGAGCACCGGACAGACGACATGACGGTAGCCAAATGCGCAGATATCTGCCAAGAATATACATACTTTGGTGTCGAGTATGGGAGGGAGTGCTACTGCGGTGACAAGCTTGTTGGTCAGGCTGCTTTGGAAAAAGAGTGCAGTGTTCTGTGCGTGGGTGGAGGTTATAACTGGTGTGGTGGACCTCTCCGGCTGAACCTGTATGCGAAAGACGCTATCACTACAACTGCGTCCACCACTGTTTTCGAGACTTTCACCACCTCCGAGGTTGAATCAACTACAGTGCCAGAGCGAACTACCACTGCCTCTGACATTATCACCACGGCAGATGAGCCATCAAGCACTGTTTCGGAAACTTTGACCACAACAGTCGAGGAAATCTCGATCTCGACCGAAGAACCAGGCACCACGACTGAGGAATTCACCACAACAACCGAGAAGTCAACCATCTTAACCGAGGAGCCAACCGCATTGACCGAGGAATCAACCACGTCCACAGAGGAGCTGACCTCTCCAACCACCGAGGAGCCTACTACGACATTCACCGTTGAAGCGAGCACCACCGTTGAACCGTCAACAACTTCGGACATGGTCTTGGCAACAACGACTCTG CTCCCATTCATTGGCCCCGACAACAACCGCAACTTCGACCACCACGACACAAGGCCCCAGCTCAGTCACGATCACCAGAtgtcctccaaccccaacgtGG GAAGACCTGAGATGTGCTACGACAGCTCTCTCCCCGGTCAATGCGAACTGCTTGCATCGACGTTGTACCAACCTCAGGCGATGTCCATGTACTTGTCCAACTGTCACTACATTCTCACCCGCTATGGCCTGCAGCCAAACCCGGTCACATGCTTCCCtacctcaacagcagccagtCCAgatgccgctgctgccacctCGACTATCAGAAGTGTTCACTCATGCTTACAATCCTCCTATGTCTGCAGTAAAGTCATGACCTGCGAAACAAGCACCTATCCTGTCGGCCAGGTTCCCGTGCCAACTCAGAGCGTTGGCGTCGAGACTCTCAGCGATGGTGGCTTCGAGAGCGGGCAATTTGGTAGCTGGAACTTGACTGGAGACACTAGGCTCTTGACTGGCCAAATCTCGGCTTTTCAGGCCAGGACAGGAAATTATAGCTACTATGTCTACAACCCCAACTATTACCATGCCGGCCTCATGCTCACGAGACGAGTCGTCGGTGTGGAACCGGGAAAATACTATCGTTTCAAGGCCAATGTTTGGATTTCGAATAATCAGGTCAACAACTATATCCAGCTGAGTGTATCTCCGCCGGGGCTTGGTCAGCAGTTTATGCAGCGCTACAGTACGGCGAGCGTGTGGAGGGAGATTGCAGTACATTTTACGACGACGTCTTCTTGGCTTGAGTTGCAGCTTACTGTTGTTGCACAGCCGATGTATATCAACAACCCGCAGCAGTGGGAGGGGCCGAATAGTATCTTTATTGATGATATTAGTTTGGTGCGTTTGGGGTACTAG
- a CDS encoding hypothetical protein (COG:F; EggNog:ENOG503P1JH) yields the protein MRTNLEILQECDNFPYPNLTNNTAYTKAIEPLWLFFLPDDLEPHGFLIQSVVDRMPWTPSFRLIPESKQVHLLKYPGRKEWQTACNEAIDELLDLTRAKKAFPRLGKKRDEKFPIVGAKFDIGIERSAMSLFGIIGQGAHMTVYTRTSLGEMKFWIPRRNANKSTYPNMLDQAVAGGVAQGETPFECIVREAGEEAALDEEVVRRDVVAAGTVTWFNVSDEKAGGEVGLMNPGVLYVYDLEVGREVVFKPVDDDIQAFHLMSVDEVRDAMRNGEFKPSCAVVMMDFFVRHGFITAENEVDYVEIVSRLHRKLPFRTSPGF from the exons ATGCGGACCAATCTAGAAATCCTCCAAGAATGCGACAA CTTCCCCTACCCCAACCtaaccaacaacaccgcctACACCAAAGCCATTGAACCACTATGGCTCTTCTTTCTCCCAGACGACCTGGAACCCCACGGCTTTCTCATCCAATCAGTAGTCGACCGCATGCCATGGACCCCCTCCTTCCGCCTCATCCCCGAAAGCAAACAAGTCCACCTTCTCAAATACCCCGGAAGAAAAGAGTGGCAAACCGCCTGCAACGAAGCAATCGATGAACTCCTCGATCTTACCCGTGCCAAAAAGGCTTTTCCCCGCCTAGGCAAGAAAAGAGATGAGAAGTTCCCTATCGTCGGCGCCAAATTCGATATTGGGATCGAAAGGTCAGCGATGAGCTTGTTCGGGATTATTGGACAGGGTGCTCACATGACGGTTTACACTCGTACGTCattgggggagatgaagtTCTGGATTCCGAGGCGGAATGCCAACAAGTCGACTTATCCCAATATGCTGGATcaggctgttgctggtggggtGGCGCAGGGGGAGACGCCGTTTGAGTGCATCGTTCgtgaggcgggggaggaggccgcgttggatgaggaggtggtgagaagggATGTTGTTGCGGCGGGGACGGTGACGTGGTTCAATGTTTCTGATGAGAAGgcgggtggggaggtgggtttgaTGAATCCGGGCGTATTGTATGTTTATGATCTGGAGGTTGGGCGAGAGGTGGTTTTCAAGccggtggatgatgatattCAGGCTTTTCATTTGATGAGTGTGGATGAGGTGAGAGATGCGATGAGGAATGGGGAGTTTAAGCCGAGTTGTGCGGTGGTCATGATGGATTTCTTTGTGAGGCATGGGTTTATCACGGCGGAGAATGAAGTGGATTATGTTGAGATTGTGTCGAGGCTGCATCGTAAGCTGCCGTTTAGAACCAGCCCTGGTTTTTGA
- a CDS encoding hypothetical protein (EggNog:ENOG503NUT1; COG:C): MSLRQKHRPSFCYCNMGTMRRFFGRRRKPPPDTYQVPAVARPNPEEELRSLRRRLVQSFVTSALPSGKEFLPVTEIDKLVNYATIRLVLPEKASTDVIDFVCGHGKTLFLILVVGNEASPNDLLAIMESCQKHSMTDEHLPVDRIPCVGGKLPCHQRVAHHKAWDVFHDKLWAHISFRFFQDQAMFTAPVILKDKFIYELKEGCVLPITWKAQKPHIGHFSTVYEAEVHHAHHQDDRYFGEPLKVALKQLKPLTSEPGYNVETAWNHEASALEEINKLHHKHLIRPLAALRCGPEHYIMFEWADGGSLRELWESQGPKPKDLDPDRIMSVIEEVLGIVGALSTLHGTNNRTKTGNVVRRAADLAGMAAGDRLTVPVPHSVKPREGETKDYSPITTPDTSKSPRNVPEIHVRFVEPSDDEVSFRSEDPNRSYVSEESDASSDEHWRHGDLKPENILQFNQSQTNDSRWLGTLKIADLGLAKQHVFATARRKEVTNQKFTTSHYEAPEAVANLHLPRSRRFDIWSIGCVILEFVIIILYGNDGLASFYDQHEIRENPHTDTLYFTVDRNVARVSDIASHWIAEILNDPECNRAGGSALADIVRLVRDRLLVVELPSENMVPSQISRCRADAGELKDKLEAIWGKAIHDESQGGDYLCFRKDRANIAPPAPLQVMKPKRTAAKSRLGDDLLKTQPNLEVREPYQYRYDSGKMTN; encoded by the exons ATGTCTTTACGACAAAAACACCGTCCGTCATTCTGTTATTGTAACATGGGTACCATGCGGCGCTTCTTTGGTCGTCGTCGAAAACCTCCCCCTGATACTTACCAGGTACCCGCTGTGGCGAGACCCAATCCAGAGGAAGAACTTAGGAGTCTCCGGAGAAGGCTCGTACAGTCTTTTGTCACCAGCGCCCTTCCTAGCGGCAAGGAATTCCTCCCAGTCACAGAAATCGATAAATTGGTCAACTATGCAACCATTCGGCTGGTGCTTCCAGAAAAGGCTTCGACTGATGTGATTGATTTTGTTTGCGGTCACGGAAAGACACTGTTTCTTATTCTAGTGGTTGGCAATGAGGCTTCTCCAAATGACCTGTTGGCTATCATGGAGAGTTGCCAGAAACACAGCATGACAGACGAACACCTCCCGGTCGACCGTATACCCTGCGTTGGGGGAAAGTTACCATGCCATCAACGCGTTGCCCACCACAAGGCATGGGACGTATTTCATGACAAACTCTGGGCGCACATATCATTTCGATTCTTTCAAGACCAAGCAATGTTCACAGCACCTGTTATTCTGAAAGACAAGTTCATATACGAGCTGAAGGAAGGATGTGTGCTCCCAATCACCTGGAAAGCCCAGAAGCCGCATATTGGCCATTTCAGTACGGTCTATGAGGCAGAAGTTCACCAtgcccatcaccaagacGACAGATACTTCGGAGAGCCGCTCAAGGTTGCATTGAAACAGCTGAAACCACTAACTTCGGAACCTGGATACAATGTGGAAACGGCTTGGAACCACGAGGCCTCTGCCTTGGAGGAGATAAACAAGCTGCACCATAAACATCTCATCCGCCCATTAGCCGCCTTGCGATGTGGTCCGGAGCACTACATCATGTTTGAGTGGGCAGACGGAGGCAGTCTTCGAGAGCTCTGGGAAAGCCAAGGCCCAAAGCCGAAAGACCTTGACCCTGATCGAATCATGTCGGTCATTGAAGAGGTTCTCGGCATAGTCGGTGCCCTTTCAACCCTCCACGGCACAAACAACAGGACCAAGACTGGCAACGTGGTCCGACGGGCAGCAGATCTGGCAGGTATGGCAGCTGGTGATAGATTGACCGTACCTGTTCCGCATTCGGTCAAACCGCGAGAGGGGGAAACAAAAGATTACAGCCCCATCACAACCCCCGATACATCCAAGTCCCCGAGAAATGTACCCGAGATTCACGTTCGATTCGTTGAACCATCAGACGATGAAGTTTCTTTTAGAAGCGAAGACCCTAACCGATCTTATGTCAGCGAGGAGAGCGATGCAAGCAGCGATGAACATTGGCGACATGGCGATCTGAAGCCAGAGAATATTTTACAGTTCAACCAGTCACAGACCAACGATTCCCGTTGGCTGGGAACGTTGAAAATTGCCGACCTTGGCCTGGCCAAACAGCACGTCTTTGCCACCGCTCGAAGAAAGGAAGTGACAAACCAGAAATTCACGACATCTCATTACGAGGCTCCCGAAGCTGTCGCCAATCTACATCTCCCAAGGTCACGCCGCTTCGATATCTGGTCTATCGGTTGCGTTATTCTCGAATTCGTTATCATCATTTTGTACGGGAACGATGGGTTGGCGAGCTTCTATGACCAACATGAAATCCGCGAGAACCCGCACACAGACACCCTTTACTTCACAGTGGACCGAAATGTTGCCCGAGTGAGTGACATTGCGAGTCATTGGATCGCTGAGATTTTGAATGATCCAGAATGCAACCGGGCCGGTGGTTCGGCACTCGCAGATATCGTTCGACTTGTTAGGGACAGacttcttgttgttgagtTACCCAGTGAAAACATGGTGCCTAGCCAGATTAGCAGATGCCGAGCTGATGCTGGCGAGCTGAAGGATAAGTTGGAAGCTATTTGGGGGAAGGCAATACATGATGAGTCTCAGGGAGGCGATTACCTTTGCTTTAGGAAAGACCGAGCAAATATtgcaccaccagcacccctCCAAGTAATGAAGCCCAAGAGGACAGCAGCAAAAAGCCGACTAGGGGATGATCTTCTCAAAACACAGCCGAATCTG GAGGTACGTGAGCCGTATCAGTATCGATATGACTCCGGCAAGATGACCAACTGA
- a CDS encoding hypothetical protein (COG:T; EggNog:ENOG503P6J7) → MSGPLYKSLKGSLITSSLGEIQFLPRSVVEEKVTIEKITPHLSFGSRLYTLVSEDSLARQIHQQARKVFAILVLIGKPSAIQTLFTKDGLIDDHLPLEVVKNGEHDAIVSSTTQKTFPTFDNWGDPAAVDSFLEKQYLVLAPVFHTAGQALKLNRSHPLPFEECTWKASGSGSVSVYHGRLHPSHQLPPFTATSYDRIAIKEIPDKKAFDREKENLDRIQSLHHKHLIRLLGSCEKGSVNYFFFPWAAGGNLRDLWHLQGDGSRTSLWTPQTIAWALDQMLGLVDAIRILHDNGIRHGDIKPQNILHFPEATQGSGKIGGRLVLADVGVSKFHHEATALRNEATNTRDATISYEAPEATSEFRNGKPRPRRYDMWSLGCMFLEFVVWLQYEFEAVEMFRKQRMPRRGDPRTAPGNFFTQSTTDDGPATIHSKVIDAIGLLRDDPRCCSDGDSTTAVEDLITLIERDLLQIDPEKRAKAPALHKNLNRIVQRAHRDPQYLCRLVNPSPEIPRFFQRSKRRDSKGSTRKLSLSSSSSVSSYAGSSFTPTDTGRSRRSSVSSVSNVGRMSKMSLGDEAAVIEEES, encoded by the exons ATGTCAGGGCCTCTTTATAAGTCGCTGAAAGGCAGCCTTATCACGTCAAGCCTTGGCGAAATCCAGTTTCTACCGCGGAGCGTTGTGGAAGAAAAAGTTACCATTGAGAAAATCACCCCACATCTCAGTTTTGGATCACGACTTTACACTCTGGTCTCCGAAGATAGCCTGGCCCGTCAGATTCATCAACAGGCAAGGAAGGTGTTTGCTATTCTTGTCCTTATCGGCAAGCCATCAGCAATCCAGACCTTATTCACGAAGGACGGCCTTATCGATGATCATCTCCCTCTTGAGGTTGTCAAAAATGGAGAGCATGATGCCATCGTCTCTTCAACCACTCAGAAAACGTTTCCGACGTTCGACAACTGGGGAGATCCGGCTGCCGTCGACAGCTTTCTCGAGAAGCAATACCTTGTTCTGGCACCAGTGTTTCACACAGCTGGCCAGGCCCTGAAGTTGAACCGCAGTCATCCCCTACCCTTCGAGGAATGCACATGGAAGGCGAGCGGGAGTGGCAGCGTATCGGTCTATCATGGCAGACTTCATCCGTCCCACCAGTTGCCTCCTTTCACG GCCACCTCGTACGACAGGATCGCTATCAAAGAAATCCCAGACAAGAAAGCCTTCGACCGAGAAAAGGAGAACCTCGACAGAATCCAATCCTTACACCACAAGCATCTGATACGTCTTCTCGGAAGCTGCGAGAAAGGTTCCGTAAAttacttcttcttcccttGGGCAGCTGGTGGTAATTTGAGGGACCTTTGGCACCTCCAAGGGGATGGCTCACGCACGAGCTTGTGGACACCGCAGACCATTGCATGGGCTCTCGATCAAATGCTTGGTCTTGTGGATGCCATCAGAATCCTCCACGACAATGGAATCCGCCATGGGGACATCAAACCCCAGAATATCCTTCACTTTCCTGAAGCCACCCAAGGATCCGGTAAAATTGGAGGTAGACTTGTCCTTGCGGATGTCGGAGTGTCCAAGTTTCACCACGAGGCGACGGCACTCAGAAACGAGGCCACAAACACTCGAGATGCGACCATATCTTACGAAGCCCCTGAGGCTACCTCCGAGTTCAGAAACGGAAAACCAAGGCCTCGTCGCTATGACATGTGGTCACTGGGCTGCATGTTTTTGGAGTTTGTGGTCTGGCTTCAATACGAATTCGAGGCCGTCGAGATGTTTCGCAAACAGCGGATGCCGCGACGAGGAGACCCCAGGACAGCTCCTGGAAACTTTTTCACACAGTCCACCACTGACGATGGCCCGGCGACTATTCATTCCAAAGTGATTGATGCAATCGGGCTTCTGCGAGATGACCCTCGCTGCTGCAGTGACGGGGACAGCACTACCGCTGTGGAGGATCTCATCACCTTGATTGAGCGAGATCTTTTGCAGATAGATCCTGAAAAGCGCGCCAAAGCACCTGCACTACACAAGAACCTCAACCGGATTGTGCAACGGGCGCACCGGGACCCTCAGTACCTCTGCCGACTTGTCAACCCTTCCCCCGAGATTCCCAGGTTCTTCCAAAGGAGTAAGCGGAGAGATAGCAAAGGAAGTACTAGAAAGCTCTCTttgtcatcctcctcgtctgtCAGCAGTTATGCGGGCTCTTCATTTACGCCAACCGACACAGGGAGAAGTCGACGGTCATCTGTTTCATCGGTCTCCAATGTTGGACGAATGTCAAAAATGTCTTTAGGTGACGAGGCCGCGGTGATTGAGGAGGAATCatga